From Cellulosimicrobium sp. ES-005, one genomic window encodes:
- a CDS encoding AAA family ATPase, translating to MTSSTTAARSAAVKRSRPAYRCSECGWTTTKWVGRCGECQEWGTVTEDAPAASGPRTTPVSPTRSPARPIGEISVEAARATPTGVSEFDRVLGGGIVPGAVVLLAGEPGVGKSTLLLAVASNVAAGGSDLPTVRPVGERAAAAVRPTPTPRRVLYITGEESAGQVRLRAERVGALAPGLLLASETDLATVLGHIEATEPDLLVVDSVQTIASAQVEGAPGGVSQVREVAASLIAAAKARDLPVILVGHVTKDGSVAGPRTLEHLVDVVCQFEGDRHSRLRLVRAVKNRYGPTDEVGCFDLTENGIVGLADPSGLFLSHTGAGSPGTCVTVTLEGRRPLALEIQSLVVPSSLTNPRRTTSGVDSSRLAMILAVMHRHAGVRLVDQDVYASTVGGAKVTEPAADLTIALAVLSAREDEALPQGTVAFGEVGLAGDIRPVTGLDRRLAEAARLGFTRAVVPRGSFPRPVEGMTILPARHLGEAVELART from the coding sequence GTGACGTCGTCGACCACCGCGGCCCGCTCCGCGGCCGTCAAGCGCTCCCGCCCCGCCTACCGCTGCTCCGAGTGCGGCTGGACCACGACCAAGTGGGTGGGCCGCTGCGGGGAGTGCCAGGAGTGGGGCACGGTGACCGAGGACGCCCCCGCGGCCTCCGGGCCGCGCACCACCCCGGTCTCGCCGACCCGCTCCCCCGCGCGGCCGATCGGGGAGATCAGCGTCGAGGCGGCGCGCGCCACGCCCACGGGCGTCTCGGAGTTCGACCGCGTCCTCGGCGGCGGCATCGTGCCGGGCGCGGTCGTGCTGCTCGCCGGGGAGCCGGGAGTGGGCAAGTCCACGCTCCTGCTCGCCGTCGCGAGCAACGTCGCCGCCGGCGGGTCGGACCTGCCGACGGTGCGCCCGGTCGGCGAGCGCGCCGCCGCCGCCGTGCGCCCGACGCCGACGCCGCGACGCGTCCTCTACATCACGGGCGAGGAGTCCGCCGGGCAGGTGCGGCTGCGCGCGGAGCGCGTGGGCGCCCTCGCGCCGGGCCTCCTCCTCGCGTCCGAGACCGACCTGGCGACCGTCCTCGGTCACATCGAGGCGACCGAGCCCGACCTGCTCGTCGTGGACTCCGTGCAGACCATCGCGTCCGCCCAGGTCGAGGGCGCGCCCGGCGGCGTGAGCCAGGTCCGCGAGGTCGCTGCCTCGCTCATCGCCGCGGCGAAGGCCCGCGACCTCCCGGTGATCCTCGTCGGGCACGTCACCAAGGACGGCTCGGTCGCCGGGCCGCGCACGCTCGAGCACCTGGTCGACGTCGTGTGCCAGTTCGAGGGCGACCGGCACTCGCGCCTGCGGCTCGTCCGGGCCGTCAAGAACCGCTACGGCCCGACGGACGAGGTCGGCTGCTTCGACCTCACCGAGAACGGCATCGTCGGTCTCGCCGACCCGAGCGGGCTGTTCCTCTCGCACACCGGGGCCGGTTCCCCCGGCACGTGCGTCACCGTGACCCTCGAGGGGCGGCGACCGCTCGCCCTCGAGATCCAGTCGCTCGTCGTGCCGAGCTCCCTGACGAACCCGCGCCGCACCACGAGCGGCGTGGACTCCAGCCGCCTCGCCATGATCCTCGCCGTCATGCACCGCCACGCGGGCGTGCGGCTCGTCGACCAGGACGTCTACGCGTCGACCGTCGGCGGCGCCAAGGTCACCGAGCCCGCCGCCGACCTCACGATCGCCCTCGCCGTGCTCTCCGCGCGCGAGGACGAGGCGCTGCCCCAGGGCACCGTCGCGTTCGGGGAGGTCGGCCTCGCGGGCGACATCCGTCCCGTCACGGGCCTCGACCGACGCCTGGCGGAGGCCGCACGACTCGGCTTCACGCGCGCCGTCGTGCCGCGGGGGTCGTTCCCGCGCCCCGTGGAGGGCATGACGATCCTCCCCGCGCGCCACCTCGGCGAGGCGGTCGAGCTCGCGCGCACATGA
- a CDS encoding potassium channel family protein encodes MRRLPHDSPWWTLILTVASTTACLTVYYGVPLPTDEAPEVVQLVVFAVGLVLLCALLVVQVRRQLRAWGTPSVRVQSVMGLLLPVVTFFALAYYLMADQFVGIENRTDALYFAVVTLGTVGYGDVHPVGEAAKIVAMVQIVLDLVVVGVLVSIATSRARARAEHRHEHEHGPRTENRPG; translated from the coding sequence ATGCGCAGGCTCCCGCACGACAGCCCGTGGTGGACGCTCATCCTCACGGTCGCCTCCACGACGGCGTGCCTCACGGTCTACTACGGGGTCCCGCTGCCGACCGACGAGGCCCCCGAGGTCGTCCAGCTCGTGGTGTTCGCCGTCGGGCTGGTGCTGTTGTGCGCGCTCCTGGTGGTCCAGGTGCGCCGCCAGCTCCGCGCGTGGGGGACGCCGAGCGTCCGGGTCCAGTCGGTCATGGGGCTGCTCCTGCCGGTGGTCACGTTCTTCGCCCTCGCCTACTACCTCATGGCCGACCAGTTCGTCGGCATCGAGAACCGCACCGACGCGCTGTACTTCGCCGTGGTGACGCTCGGGACCGTCGGGTACGGCGACGTCCACCCGGTGGGCGAGGCGGCGAAGATCGTGGCGATGGTCCAGATCGTGCTCGACCTCGTCGTGGTGGGTGTGCTCGTCTCGATCGCCACGTCGCGCGCCCGCGCCCGGGCGGAGCACCGGCACGAGCACGAGCACGGGCCGCGCACCGAAAACCGGCCCGGCTGA